One window from the genome of Parasteatoda tepidariorum isolate YZ-2023 chromosome 8, CAS_Ptep_4.0, whole genome shotgun sequence encodes:
- the LOC107440855 gene encoding apoptosis inhibitor 5 → MDKIDKLYQNYDILADSKNKPSEHEAEYLEIIESVKGKTNEKMLACQFIPRFLKEFPDLASAALDAQLDLVEDEDVSIRKHAVKHLPAFCKESKACVAKISDILAQMLQTEDSAELATVQNTLMTIMKVDPKATLDGIFGQIGSTDEDVIRKRAIQFLCTKFKFIPPDIATKDVEDFVLEKCKKVFPELGGEDFLNLMPLLANLKIAKSVPVQQALVNLIADQAEMDGEIQVSLDYIAGFLQCVRLALPYFSPFVHSTQFVSYICLSVIPKLGEIELLDNGAELSLDIIKLLAEISTFVHEDKQLSECIDAVYKIVIEYVPLPPPADAENGTQPDEPNLQFTHIECWLYIFLHLLKHVPDFLAGADNVQRSRDLKTRLQFLARSVQSGVKTFREALVTVKGKEAKPEETKLKAIALRTMNNINSLIKDLFRTPPSFKTVMTLSWKPVSSTSTRTSIVSPSVKRPSEGESTDDRKQIKRDGKAGRELYHPPSGKYSTNLNSFSRAQRGGSNYYRGRGRRFY, encoded by the coding sequence ATGGATAAAATAGATAAGTTGTATCAAAACTATGATATTTTAGCTGATTCTAAAAACAAACCATCAGAACATGAGGCcgaatatttagaaataattgaatCGGTTAAAgggaaaacaaatgaaaaaatgcttGCCTGCCAATTCATTCCTCGATTTCTTAAAGAATTTCCGGATCTAGCTTCAGCTGCTCTGGACGCTCAGCTAGATTTAGTAGAGGATGAAGATGTTTCCATTCGTAAGCATGCTGTTAAACATTTACCTGCCTTTTGTAAGGAATCGAAAGCATGTGTCGCAAAAATTTCGGATATATTAGCGCAAATGTTGCAGACGGAAGATTCAGCCGAATTAGCAACTGTTCAAAACACATTGATGACCATCATGAAGGTTGATCCTAAAGCCACTCTAGATGGTATTTTTGGCCAAATTGGAAGCACAGATGAGGATGTTATTCGGAAACGAGCTATTCAATTTTTGTGTACTAAGTTCAAATTTATCCCTCCGGATATAGCGACAAAAGATGTTGAAGATTTTGTTCTCGAAAAGTGCAAGAAAGTGTTCCCGGAACTGGGTGGTGAGGATTTCTTAAATCTTATGCCTCTTTTGGCCAATCTGAAAATTGCTAAGTCAGTTCCAGTTCAACAAGCTCTCGTCAATTTAATTGCTGATCAAGCAGAAATGGATGGTGAAATTCAGGTATCTCTAGATTACATAGCAGGTTTTTTACAGTGTGTCCGCTTGGCTCTTCCGTATTTCTCACCATTCGTGCACTCTACCCAATTTGTTTCCTACATTTGCTTGTCTGTGATACCTAAGCTCGGAGAAATTGAGCTTTTAGACAACGGGGCAGAGTTGAGCCTCGACATCATAAAGCTTTTAGCAGAAATTTCCACTTTTGTTCACGAAGATAAGCAATTGAGTGAGTGTATAGATGctgtttataaaatagtaatcGAATATGTTCCATTGCCCCCACCCGCCGATGCCGAAAATGGCACTCAACCCGACGAGCCGAACTTGCAATTCACTCACATAGAATGCTGGCTCTATATCTTTCTACATTTATTGAAGCACGTTCCAGATTTTCTAGCTGGAGCCGACAACGTTCAACGGTCCCGTGATCTCAAGACCCGCCTTCAGTTTTTAGCACGCAGCGTTCAGAGTGGCGTCAAGACTTTCCGAGAAGCCTTGGTCACAGTTAAAGGTAAAGAAGCTAAACCTGaggaaactaaattaaaagccATTGCACTGCGGACCATGAACAATATTAACTCTTTGATCAAAGATCTATTTCGTACTCCACCTTCTTTCAAAACTGTTATGACTCTCTCTTGGAAGCCAGTTTCTTCTACTTCTACGAGGACTTCAATAGTTTCTCCGAGTGTTAAGCGGCCATCCGAGGGTGAAAGTACTGACGATAGGAAGCAAATAAAGCGTGACGGCAAAGCTGGACGAGAGTTGTATCACCCACCTAGCGGAAAATACAGCACAAACCTAAACTCTTTCTCTCGGGCTCAGAGGGGCGGATCTAATTATTACAGAGGTCGTGGcagaagattttattaa